gtcaagttatagtaaaatgtatttttgagtacgAGTGTCgaatcccacgaggagtgtgtatatcaatgtatatcagtgcttgtaattaaaatagtctcaactttatttagaaaaatcaaaagaagGTTGATTTGTTTAACAACTATTTAATTGCAAATGAATAATAAACTAACACCGAATGGAGAAATATCACTGAGAGAAAAGTATCTAGAtaaatgatttcactaagtttccacgataatgATTCCCgattgaatttatattcatgaattcaaattatttaatgaccaagaacacttaattattttattcctcctttcccaagtgacgaataaactgTATCATTCAAACCTCGATTCAAACATTCTTAATAAGAATCtagatttatatgataaatgcACACAAAGTTCTTGCCTAGGTCCgaacaatataaatattaaacgatgcgtctctaatgatctaCAATCATattccctctcccgagttgtaggattaatcaaataacacacaatttatggccagtaaattgcagtcaaAACAATacaaagaaacacaattaaacaagaaggaattcaatcatataaagaaCCGAGTCAAATTTTCGTATCAACAAAGCTACGTCATTatctagactagaaaattagttcatgacgGAATTTAAATAAGAACAACGCATGTTCAAAGATTTAGACATCGAAATACACGAAAATacaaaaaacgaaagaatagatgacaaatccgaagtgtcgtctccgtccccagatccgtcgttcttcgtatttgtgatcGTTCTTCGCACTCTGGATCTTCGTCTCGTGTTCGTGTCAGTCTTCCTGtgtgtttttctctccaaaaaacGGCCTTTTTTTCTTCTGAACCCTCTATTTCTTCTTATAACCCCGTCTGGGCCGCGAGTCGAAGCCCATTTAATCTTGTTTCGCCGCCATTAGCGCCGCGACGCTGAGTAAGTGGCGCATAGGCGCCGGTCAATTGTGAAggttagcgccgcggcgcttgtTCCTTAGCTCCTAAGTGCTTGAATCTCGGCTTTTAGGCAACGCGGCGCTGCCCAATTCGGCAATGATGCGCCGCGGCGCTTCTTGGGCAGCGCCTAGGCACTCGTCTTTCGTACAAATGAGCACTTGGCGCTTGTTTTAGCGCTGCGGCTCTCGTCTATCGCAGTTTCACGCTCAAAAACATCTATAATTGCTCTAAACCATCAACTAGTTGTTTATCCCCTGCacgacacaaaaacaacaaaaaccacgcgtaattctgttcgaaaccagCATAGATCAAAAGGATTAACATATCaattaagtgcaattcttgcacttatcaccCATGTGTATATTATGTACATTGTTTTATCCATCGACTCCAACTAGCATTAGTTGCAACAGTTGAAAAGGAGATCTCTATAtggtttttcttttcaaatctgACGATTATTGTCAATCTTGTTACATCTTCTTTCAAGCGCAATGCTGAGTTACAATCTTATCAAGTTAATGAAATTGCACGTCATGTTGTTGTTGGTGAACATGAGACTGGGCGAGGAGCTAATCAGATTGGTACTTTGCATGGAGCAGGTACTACTCGTTGGAGCTCCCATTTTGATTCTATTTGCAACTTAATAGATATGTATGATGCAACTATTAATGTGCTCGAAAACATTATCATTGATGAAACCTTTACTTCAATGCGTGGGAAAGCTGGTGGTTCATTAATAGTGATGAAGTCttttgatttcatttttattttgcatttGATGCATAAAATATGGGGATCACAAATTTGCTTTGTCGTGCCTTGCAacaaaaatcttttgatatcataAGTGCAATGGATTTGGTCTCTACTACTAAAGAACTTTTCTTGAGATTGAGAAATGATGGTTTTTATATTCTTCTTTCGTATGTAAAATTATTTTGCACAAGATTGGATGTCGATATACCGAAGATGAGTTCTCATTATAAGTATTCTAGTCGTTCATATAAGAAAAAGGATACCATTTTCATTATGGTATATTTAATGTTGCAATAGATTTTCAGTTGGAAGAGCTAAACTCTAGATTCAGTGATTAGACAGTTGAACTTCTAATTCTCAGCTCTGCTTTGGatccaaaatataattttaaatggttCACCATTGCCAAGATTTGTACTCTCACTGAGAAGTATTATCCTGAGGACTTCACTGAACAAGAAATGCATCATTTGAGGTGTCAGCTACAACATTTTGAGCTCGATGTAGTTCGTCATGaagattttcagaaaaggtccACTATCTTAGAATTGTGTTGAGGGTTATTTGAAACGAAAAAGTTGcaacattataattttattgaCAAGTTGATACGTCTAGTTTTAACTTTGCATGTTTCCACGGAAAATACGGAGCGTGCATTTTCGACTATGAAGCATGTTAAAACAGTTCTTCATAGTAAAATGGGAGTTTTTTTTACGGATTCTATGATTATCTACAGTGAAAGAGAGTTTGCTTCAATATAAACTCAGTTACCTCATAAAGCTCATGCAAGATCCTGAAGCATGATATTATTTCACTCGAACTTTCTCTTAAAGTTGACGAGTTTCCTTGAGTGCCTGAAGCTGGAGTTGCTAGTCGAGTAGTAGGCTCCTCTAGGGGTGGGCAACGGTCGGTTAGGTCCTGTTTTACTCTACAACGgttcggttttcggttttgaatatctctagtccaaaaccaaaccattttattacggttcggttcggttttttTGTAATACGGTTCGATTTATACGGCCGGTTATATACGGTTAGCTAAAATTTGTtgagaaataaaattatatgtcaTTTTAAGCctttaaaatctaaatcatagTATTTTTCAAACATTTAATTTGTGAGACttaatcttatatatatatatatatatatatatatatgtacaaacATGTCATacgaatataataacaatatataACTAATTAACCAAGTAAACGCGAAAAATGCATGAATCCAACGGAATATTCAGTAATAAGAATGATAACAAAGTGTCAACCAGGTCGAATGGACACAAATAATCTTAcgaaaatattaaagaaatatatatagaaaaaaaaaagagaaaacgtCGACTTGTGAGTGGTGAGAAAGAAGAGAAAACGATCGGATTGAAAAATTGAGGGTTAATGATACTAAGTTCCTAAATCTTAATAGGctcattatatataaaaatcttaTACTTAACAATAATATGGCCCACTATACATAAAAACATTCTATTTAACAATAATATGGCCGGTTCGGTTTTTCGATTTTTTGGGGGATTAAAACCTAAAAACCGAACCGAAAAACCGaacttcataaattttaaaaccatAACCGACTGAAAAACCGATAAACCGAACCATTTAAACCGAATTATTCGGTTCGgtcggttttttcggtttttcGGGTTTTATGCCCACCCCTAGGCTCCTCTCTTGCTTGCTCCATCCTTGGTTGTTCTCTCGCTTGCTCATTCTTCATCATGTGACCTCCAAGTCCATTTCATTCTCATTCCTCGTCAAATATGACATCTCGGCTGATGATTGTCTTTCCAGTGTCTGGATTGTAGAGATGTAAGAAATATGACACATACATGTTAAAAGGCGTAGCGTGTAGGAATTGGCGATGGCCAAGAAACCTACTGTAAGaaccgatttttttttttagcctGCAATAGCATGCAATTAATGAcgataaggaaatttgtcagatttgattattgtaataaataagatatatatatgaggaGATAATTAATTATTGGAATCTTTGTCACCAAGTCAAGAATACCTACAATATGGCatgcatattttcgaaaaatgcaaGGGGATATACAAGATTTGGTAAAGACCATCCAAGGCTAGAGGAATCAATGCATGGACTtgacaattttcgaaaatcccctTATTATTGTGCATAAAGATTGTTGTGCAAGAATAAACCACAAGGAAATTGGAAACAAATCCCATAATTTAGTCAACATATTTTCGAAAAGGGGCAAGGAAATTTGGAGTAAAATATTGCAAGATTTGAAGCAATTTTGGCATGATTTTAGTACCAAGTTTAGACCATTTTTCctcccctataaataccacacCATACCCAGCCATCCTCACACTAAATCTCGAAATACTTGCTGCAAATTTTCGAGACTCTCCCTAGCGAAACTCTGCCCAAATATCGTCTCAAAATCATCCGAGAAATCGAAGCCGAAGCGCCGTCCGACCGAAGAACAAGAAGCGACCCAATCCCCGAAGTTGTGCACCACGTTTTAGCATCATTatatacggtaagtgggctgtttttaaatcttaaaatttCGGTTATGCATATGTGAAATTTTTCGGTTTATGAAAATACAGTCGAGTACAATTCTCTTCTACTCCTTTTCTTGTGTTGTTGTCATTCGTTTttaagcactgtgaggagtcgactgtatatgggtgggaatcccaaccatgacgtacccttacgcggtgggggatataaccgctatacggcctcgcccccttagaggagtaaaaattagggactgacgtcagtaaaccatagaaagttaGATAAATCACAGTGGCTAGTAAAGTTATGCATGTGTTATGAAGTACGTATGaactcatgatttatgattcgaaatttatgcatgttgcttttattgtgctcgatttcccccacttgctgagtattccccaaatactcacccccttacaacccttcccagataagtccgaagaacagattgaggaGGAAGAACCCGAgcagttttggggatggtgaatgctCAAGGAAATCGATTATCTTTACGTTATTATTACTTAGATTTATGTTTCCGCATTAAAACTCTGTCGTCTTATTTATTTTGggaattgtaaagacaatggttatttaatttaagattatgagatatataaactggttcggtttatactgtgctacaagaggcttgttgttgcgattgtgtgattgttaaaaaATGCCGGTGTCATTCCCGAGTTTCGggacgtgacatttaagtggtatcagagccgccaggttcataatccgagtggaaaaaaaaaaaaacctaaaaatTTTCGGTGGAATTTTAACTCGAGGCCGATGCTACCCCCTCCGAAACGGCCCAACGAGCAAGGCTCACCACCTTAAAGTTGTGAGCACCAGGCTGAAATCGCGAAAATCCTTCGTTTAGGCCTTCGAAACGTCgtttttgccgttttaggaaATATTCGTAGACCCTATAACATATCGTAGGAAATTCCGAATTCGATTCCGTCAATTGTCCCggaatcctctcgacatatTCTTCGAACCCATATGTCAAATTccaaactttccatttttggaaaaaaaaatatttatttaaatttcgaaaatttcatatatattgcatATTCTCACTTGTTATATACTGTCTATTTCGGATTTTGAGCATTTCCATTTTTTtgatttcaggaaatggctccaTCTACCCCTATGCGGGCCCACACCCGTGCCCAAGCTGCCATTCGTCTGAAGGAGCTTGCCCTTCACTATCAGTCCCGTCAGATTCGACGACTTAGAGCCCGATTGAGTGAGAGGAGGAGTGAGGTCGAAACCTTAACCGCTGAGAAAGAAGAGATTCAGATCCGCCTTAATCAGGCTATCTATCAGGGTGAACTAGTTAGGGGAGATAACATGGACCTACGGGACGTCATAGagcaatgcaaatatcaaaatggaAAGCTACGAGAGGATGCGGAGCGCTGTCTCAAGGAACTTGAAGAGGAGAAACAGCAGAATGCCAAGGGTAAGAGGAGACTCGAAAATTTAAGTGAGGCGATAAGCTGCATTGCCAAAGTGAACCACCAGCTGACTCAACAGGGTGAAGCGCTAAAGAACAAGATCAAGGAGAATAAGAAGGGGTACGAACTACGCCATCAGAGTACCATAGATCTGTTGGACGAGGCATAGGCAGATGTTCAGGGGTGGAAGACACAGGTGGCCCAGCTTAATGCAGAGAATGCCCAGCTCACCCACATGGTGGAGCTACAGCAAGAGGAGGAGCCGGAGGAGGAGCCGGAAGAAGAGGAGCCGATAGAGATCGACGAGCCTATAGCTGCCATAGGAGATGGAGAGATAGATGATTAGAGTTCTTAGTTACCTTTCCCTATTACTAGGAGTTTATCTTTCCATTTttgctattttatttcagtcagTATGATTTATTTTCATTCAGCATGCTTTGTTCATTTAGTTGTTTCTTTACattcaaaaaattaataaaattatgattatttattaatctCAGTTGTTCATGTATATTCAAGTTATGCTTACTTATTAACTTCAGTTGTTCCAGCATAACTTATCTATTCAATCTTGTTATATATACAACAAATTCTTAGAAGCGTTTAActtgtaggaaatggccggtAGACCACCAAGACCAAACCGCAACCCCCGTTATgctaacaacaacaacaacaacaacactAATGAAGAAGGCAACGGGCCTCCACCTCAGTTCAATCTCAATCAAGCGGACCTAATGGCCATAGCCACGATCGTGGCGACGACACTTCAGGGGTTAGTGAACCCCAATGCTAATCAGCAGCCCCCACCTCCACCACAGCATGGGGTCAAGTTTCATTACGAGTCACTGCGCAAGAACAGGTGCCCAACCTTCAGTGGCGCTGCCGACCCCGAAGTTAGCCAGAGTTGGCTAAAAAGCGTGGAAACTCAGTTGAGACTGTTGGAAGTCCCGGATGCACTAAAAGTGGACGTGATAGTGCCCTTCTTGGAAGATAAGGCAGCTAAATGGTGGGAAGCAGTCTCGCCAGCTATGACCGCTGCTGGACCAATCACATGGCGAATCTTCCGAGAAACATTTCTGAAACAGTACTACCCGGCAGAAGTCAGACTACAGAAGCTAAGTGAGTTTGAAAATCTCAGCCAGGCCCCAGATATGTCAGTAGTGGAATATACATCTCAGTTCAATGCCCTTGGATCATATGCTCCAGCGATTATGGCGGATGAAGTTCTGAAATTGCACCGCTTTAAGAAGGGGTTGAACAGCAGAATCCAATCAGCTCTAGCGGTCTACCAACCTGCCAACATTTCAGATTTGATGGGTGCGGCTATCCGAGCCGAAGCTGATATTCGTCGAAGAGAAGGGAAAAACAGGAACAAGCGACCCCCTGTCAACCCGCCTTCTCAGGGCAGACCAATGTTCAAGAGGCCCAATCAGTCGGGTGGACCTCCCTCAGGGAAATTCCCCGCCAATAACAATCAAGGACTCAAGCCATGCTCAACATGTGGCTTCAAGCACTCCGGGGAATGCCGAAGGGCCAGCGGTGTATGCTTTGGATGTGGGAAAGCGGGACACCGAATTGCAGAATGTCCTACCGCTGCCAACCGACCAGCAGGGCCAAACAGaggaactgggccaaatacgGGAGCAGGCCCTAGTAAACCAGAGGAGGACAAACCCAATGCTAGGATCTTTGCCATGACTCAGGAAGAGGCTGACGACGCAACTGAAGTCGTGTCAGGTACCATTCTAATTAAATCAGTACCTGCCTACGCATTATTTGACTGTGGTGCTACACATTCCTTTATGTCTAAGAGGTTTGCTAAGAAGTTAGGAAGTAAGCCTGATAAACTAACTGCACCTTTCCGAATAGCCACACCTACTAATAGAGCCGTTGAAAAGAACGAGATTTACAGAGACTGTAAAATCAGTATTAGTGATCAGACTTTTAGCGCCGATTCGATACAGCTAATCATGGTCGATTTCGACGTAATcttaggaatggattggttagcaagaAACAGTGCAATAGTAGATTGTAAAGGGAAGAGAGTTAAACTCCTAACCGCAGAGCAGAAGGAAGTCGTGTTTCATGGTAAATCCAGGGAACGGAAGTTGCTACTTTCCGCATCTCAAAcctggaaagccatgaaatccGGGGAGGACATCTACCTAGCGATGGTCAGGGAAGGAAAAGAAGAAGTCGAAATGAAACTGGAAGACATCCCGATAGTGAGAGAGTTCCCAGATGTTTTTCCTGAAGAGCTCTCAGGGACGGTCCCGGACCGTGAGATTGAGTTCGAAATCAACTTGGTTCCTGGTGCTGCACCAATCTCTAAAGCACcctacagaatggcaccagccaAACTCAAGGAATTAaaacaactccaagaattgaTAGATAAAAGGCAGATTCGACCGAGTGTGtccccgtggggagctccagtactcttcgtaaagaaaaaagacagtagtatgagattatgcatcgACTACAGAGAATTAAACAAGATCAACATCAAGAACAGGTACCCTCTACCTCGGATAGACGATCTGTTTGATCAGCTTAAAGGAGCCGCCGTCTTTTCTAAACTGGATCTGAGGAaaggttatcaccagttgaaggtcagggctgaagatatccacaagacagcctttcgaaccaggtatgggcattacaaattcacagtgatgccttttggtctgaccaatgcaccggcagcattcatggacctgatgaacagagtattcaagccattcctggatcagttcgtagtggtattcatcgacgatatcctCGTCTATTCTCCTGACGAGACGAGCCATGAAGAGCACCTTCACCTTGCACTGCAAACCTTAAGAGAGAATAAGCTATACGCtaagtttagcaagtgtgaattctggctaagGAGTGTGTCGTTTCTAGGACACGTGATTTCGAGAGAAGGAGTGTCAGTGGACCCAaggaaagtagaggcaattacCGAGTGGCCGagacctaagaacgccaccgatATCAGAAGCTTTCTTGGATTGGCGGGTTACTACCGAAAGTTTGTCGAAGGGTTCTCCTCGATAGCCGTGCCACTGACGAAGCTCGCACAGAAGAATTCTAAATTCATCTTGGATGACGATTGTGAGAAGAGTTTCCAGACATTGAAGGagaaactcgcatccacaccagtgTTAATATTGCCTGCAGAGAATAAGGATTTTaccatctacagtgacgcatctaaggaaggtctgggatgcgtactcatgcaggaaggaagagtgatcgcctacgcatcaaggcagttgaaaccgcatgaGCAGAATTATCCTACTCATGACCTGGAACTAGCAGCGGTTGTCttcgccttaaagatttggtatctctatggtgctaaatgtgaaatcttcacagaccatcagagcctcaagtacttgttcacccaaaaggaatttaatatgaggcaaaggcgatggatcgaacttctgaaagattatgacttgaccataagttaccatccgggtaaagcaAACAAGGTGGCTGATGCGCTAAGTCGGAAGAGCCGTGGCAAGGTAACTCTAACGTCCCTCTCGGCCCAGCCATGTCTGCaggagaccgtcaagttaaaccagGGTCGAGACCCGGTACTGACTAAACTTAAGGAGCAGGTCAGAGAAGGGAATACTCAGGATCATCAGATTGATGACAagggaatcttgtggatgaaagggaGACTGTGTGTGCCCGACAGTGATAACCTTCGCCAAGAGATAATGGCAGAGGCGCACAAGTAAAAATTCTCAGTCCACCCAGGCAGTACGAAAATGTACAGGGACCTCAAGAATAGTTTCTGGTGGAATGGCATGAAGAGAGATGTAGCTGAATTCGTCTCCAGATGTCAGGTATGCCAGCAGGTCAAAGCAGAACACCAGCGACCTGGAGGATTATTGCAACCTTTGGAAATTcccgaatggaagtgggagcatatctccatggattttgtggtaaGATTGCCAAAGTCTAGGCAAAGCCACGACGGTATATGGGTGATCGTGGACAGACTCACAAAGACTGCACACTTTCTACCCGTCCGCATGAATTACAACCTCGACAAGTTGGCTTCACTGTACATGGACAACATCGTGAAACTGCATGGAGTGCCAGTTAGCATCttatctgacagagacccgagGTTCGTTTCgcgattttggaagagcttccAAGAGGCCATGGGAACGAAAGTGACCCTCGGtactgcctatcatcctcaaaccgatggacaaacaGAGAGAACCATACAGaccttagaagatatgctgcgaGCGTGCGCCCTTGAATTCAGTAGCAACTGGAGCACTCATCTACCCttaattgagtttgcttataacaacagctatcacagcagcaTCGAAATGGCCCCATACGTAGCcctttatggaagaaaatgtcgatcaccactttaTTGGGACGAAGTCGGAGAGAAAGCCTTATTGGGACCCGAGCTAGTGCAGATGACTGTGGAGAAAGTTAAAATTGTCCGAGAgaaactcaaggcagctcaagatcgacagaaaagttgGGCAGATCTTAGGAGAAGGCCTGTGGAGTTCAATGTGGGCGAGAAGGCTTATGTGAAAGTCTCGCCTATGAGAGGAGTGGTCCGATTCAGTAAGGCCGGGAAATTGAACCCTCGATATGTTGGAccctttgaaatcttggaaagagTGGGCACGCTAGCATGCAGGCTGGCACTGCCACCGAACATGTGAAGGATCCACAACGTGTTCCATGTATCCCAACTGAGGAGGTACATTCCAGACCCAAGTCACGTTTTAGAAATAGAACCACTCTTGACCGCAGGAAACTTGGGAGAAAGATtgaaatacgaagaagtccccATCAGAATTTTGGATACCAAAGAACAGGTTCTTATACGACGTATTattccctacgtcaaggtgcaatggtccaaccacacggagcgagaagcaacttgggaagtcCAAGAGAAGATGCGAAAGGAATATCCCTACCTATTTGGAGACCAAACCGACtccagtttcgaggacgaaacttcccataaggagggagggatgtaagAACCGATTTTTTTTTAGCCTGCAATAGCATGCAATTAATGAcgataaggaaatttgtcagatttgattattgtaataaaTAAGATATACATATGAGGAGATAATTAATTATTGGAATCTTTGTCACCAAGTCAAGAATACCTACAATATGGCatgcatattttcgaaaaatgcaaGGGGATATACAAGATTTGGTAAGGACCATCCAAGGCTAGAGGAATCAATGCATGGACTtgacaattttcgaaaatccctttATTATTGTGCAAGAATAAACCACAAGGAAATTGGAAACAAATCCCATAATTTAGtcatcatattttcgaaaaggGGCAAGGAAATTTGGAGTAAAATATTGCAAGATTTGAAGCAATTTTGTCATGATTTTAGTACCAAGTTTAGACCATTTTTTctcccctataaataccacacCATACCCAGCCATCCTCACACCTAAATCTCGAAATACTTGCTGCAAATTTTCGAGACTCTCCCTAGCGAAACTCTGCCCAAATATCGTCTCAAAATCATTCGAGAAATCGAAGCCGAAGCGCCGTCCGACCGAAGAACGAGAAGCGACCCAATCCCCGAAGTTGTGCACCACGTTTTAGCATCATTatatacggtaagtgggctgtttttaaatattaaaatt
This sequence is a window from Primulina tabacum isolate GXHZ01 chromosome 17, ASM2559414v2, whole genome shotgun sequence. Protein-coding genes within it:
- the LOC142530466 gene encoding uncharacterized protein LOC142530466 produces the protein MAGRPPRPNRNPRYANNNNNNNTNEEGNGPPPQFNLNQADLMAIATIVATTLQGLVNPNANQQPPPPPQHGVKFHYESLRKNRCPTFSGAADPEVSQSWLKSVETQLRLLEVPDALKVDVIVPFLEDKAAKWWEAVSPAMTAAGPITWRIFRETFLKQYYPAEVRLQKLSEFENLSQAPDMSVVEYTSQFNALGSYAPAIMADEVLKLHRFKKGLNSRIQSALAVYQPANISDLMGAAIRAEADIRRREGKNRNKRPPVNPPSQGRPMFKRPNQSGGPPSGKFPANNNQGLKPCSTCGFKHSGECRRASGVCFGCGKAGHRIAECPTAANRPAGPNRGTGPNTGAGPSKPEEDKPNARIFAMTQEEADDATEVVSGTILIKSVPAYALFDCGATHSFMSKRFAKKLGSKPDKLTAPFRIATPTNRAVEKNEIYRDCKISISDQTFSADSIQLIMVDFDVILGMDWLARNSAIVDCKGKRVKLLTAEQKEVVFHGKSRERKLLLSASQTWKAMKSGEDIYLAMVREGKEEVEMKLEDIPIVREFPDVFPEELSGTVPDREIEFEINLVPGAAPISKAPYRMAPAKLKELKQLQELIDKRQIRPRHVISREGVSVDPRKVEAITEWPRPKNATDIRSFLGLAGYYRKFVEGFSSIAVPLTKLAQKNSKFILDDDCEKSFQTLKEKLASTPVLILPAENKDFTIYTNKVADALSRKSRGKVTLTSLSAQPCLQETVKLNQGRDPVLTKLKEQVREGNTQDHQIDDKGILWMKGRLCVPDSDNLRQEIMAEAHK